TGTAGCATCACTCACCTCAGGTGTACGTGAAAGGAACCACAAGAAATCACGGTCATCACTGCCAACCAGTGCCCACTGGTAATTCTCATCCAATCCAAAGACAAGATAATCAGAGGTGAAGAGGCCGAAGAATCGCACCTTCAAGCGGCCTGGAACTCCCTCATCAGGTCTCCATGCTACTGCCTTGACTGATGTGATCTTTCCCTCCAGTTCTCCCTTGATACCGCTATTGACCACTTGTATTCTGCCATCATCCCTGAGGGAATAATCAGCTTTTGCCCCCACCAGGTTCTTCTCAAAGCGATGCTGATATCGGGCAATCTCATACCAGGAACCCAGATAGCGGTCAAGGTCGAGAGAGCTGACAGTATCCAAGGAAGGATACTTTCCCGTTGTAGCACAGGAAGTAAGCATGACAAGCATAGCCAGAATACCGCCAATGGAGAGCAAGCATTTCCGTTTCATCGCCCTACCTTTCTTGTTCCCGTTCATTGCGGGAATCCTTCAGTTGAGTGAGTGTCTCATCAAGCATCTCTTTCAGTGCCTGATACTTTCTTCCCTGTTCACTCTTGTCGTTTGAGAGTAAGCAGGAGGCAATATGCTCAGGAACAGAGATAGCTTTCTGCTCCAGTTCCCTTCCTTTGTCAGTAAGTTGGACCATTACGGTTCGCTCATCACTCGGCAGTCTGTGTCTTTCGATCATACCCGAGCTCTCCAACCTCTTTAAAAGCGGACTCATCGTCCCTGTATCCAGGCTGAGTGCAGTACAGAGTTCACCTACCGTACCCTCTTCATGTTCCCAGAGGTAGAGCATGGTGATGTACTGGGCATAGGTCAGTCCCAGGTGATTGAGTAGTGGGCGGTAAGCAGCCATCAGTTCCCGTTCCAAGGCATAGAATCGGAAACAGAGTTGGTTTGAAAGCAGCAGTTGTGGATAAGCCATTACAGCACCTCCTCAAGCTTCGGAATAATGGCAAGAGGAGAATCTTTTGGGGCGTAACGATGTACCGTTACCCCATCCTTCTCCACCAGGAATTTGGTAAAATTCCATTTAACCGTCCCTCCAAGGGCTCCTGGAGCTTGTTTTTTCAGCCAAGCAAAGAGGGGATGGGCTTCCTTCCCATTTACCTTCACCTTGCTCATAAGGGGAAAAGTCACCCCATAGTTGATTGAACAGAATTCCTTGATATCTGCATCACTACCCGGCTCTTGGTGTGCAAATTGGTCGCAAGGAAATCCGATCACTACCAGTGATCGGTCCTTGTACTGCTGATGCAGTTTCTCGAGCTCCTCATACTGAGGGGTAAACCCACACTTACTTGCGGTGTTCACAATCAGCAGGGTCTTCCCCTCCAGAGAGGAAAAATCCAATTCAACCTGATCATTCTTCACGGCTTTGAAATCGTATACTGTAGCCATAGGCTTGTTTCTCCTAATTAAGTTGGGTACAATATAACAGAAGCCGATACAAATGTCAATTATTGCTTGACCTTGCCCAAAGGTTAATATTTCCTTCCTTTGCAAAGGAATCAATCCGCTTAAGTTCCTCATCACTGAAATCCAGGTTTTCGAGGGTTGCGACATTTTCCTTAATCTGTTCAGGCGAACTGGCACCAATAAGCACACTGGTGATCTCTTTACGTCTCATACACCAGGCGAGTGCCATCTGAGCAAGGCTTTGTCCACGTTCCTGAGCGATTGCATTAAGTGACCTGATATTCTCAAGGTTCTCCTTTGTCAGCATTTGCTCACTCAGAGAACTACCCTTTCTTGCCGCTCTGCTATCTTCAGGAATTTCTCCCAGATACTTGTCGGTTAGCATGCC
The sequence above is drawn from the uncultured Sphaerochaeta sp. genome and encodes:
- a CDS encoding lipocalin family protein; the encoded protein is MNGNKKGRAMKRKCLLSIGGILAMLVMLTSCATTGKYPSLDTVSSLDLDRYLGSWYEIARYQHRFEKNLVGAKADYSLRDDGRIQVVNSGIKGELEGKITSVKAVAWRPDEGVPGRLKVRFFGLFTSDYLVFGLDENYQWALVGSDDRDFLWFLSRTPEVSDATLDAMKAIAVEQGYDMEKLFLVPQKER
- a CDS encoding MarR family transcriptional regulator, which encodes MAYPQLLLSNQLCFRFYALERELMAAYRPLLNHLGLTYAQYITMLYLWEHEEGTVGELCTALSLDTGTMSPLLKRLESSGMIERHRLPSDERTVMVQLTDKGRELEQKAISVPEHIASCLLSNDKSEQGRKYQALKEMLDETLTQLKDSRNEREQER
- a CDS encoding glutathione peroxidase — its product is MATVYDFKAVKNDQVELDFSSLEGKTLLIVNTASKCGFTPQYEELEKLHQQYKDRSLVVIGFPCDQFAHQEPGSDADIKEFCSINYGVTFPLMSKVKVNGKEAHPLFAWLKKQAPGALGGTVKWNFTKFLVEKDGVTVHRYAPKDSPLAIIPKLEEVL